In Planctomycetia bacterium, the following are encoded in one genomic region:
- a CDS encoding phosphatidylglycerophosphatase A yields the protein MTKSKRDKQKSRESAAENSWAVVLATGFGIGYFRKAPGTWGTLLGLPLAWAIGQLPTTAGQVVSIIAVCWLSVPVATLAGRQLGRGKDPGCIVIDEIASVPITFFLLPMSSPTVVVVGFLLNRLFDITKPPPARQLEHLPEGWGVMADDWAAGVYSNLALRLFVYLAPAWLM from the coding sequence GTGACGAAATCCAAACGGGACAAGCAAAAATCGCGGGAAAGCGCTGCCGAAAACTCTTGGGCCGTCGTGCTCGCAACCGGTTTCGGCATCGGCTACTTCCGAAAGGCCCCCGGAACATGGGGGACGCTCCTCGGCTTGCCGCTGGCCTGGGCCATCGGGCAGCTCCCCACGACCGCCGGCCAAGTCGTCTCGATCATCGCGGTTTGCTGGCTTTCGGTTCCGGTCGCTACGCTTGCCGGCCGGCAACTCGGCCGCGGCAAAGATCCCGGCTGCATCGTGATCGACGAAATTGCGAGCGTGCCGATCACGTTTTTTCTCCTGCCGATGTCGAGTCCGACGGTCGTCGTGGTAGGCTTTCTCCTCAATCGCTTGTTCGACATCACGAAGCCGCCGCCGGCGCGTCAGCTCGAACATCTTCCGGAAGGCTGGGGCGTGATGGCCGACGATTGGGCCGCGGGAGTTTATTCGAACCTCGCGCTCCGCTTGTTCGTGTACCTCGCTCCGGCTTGGCTGATGTAA
- a CDS encoding acyl-CoA carboxylase subunit beta yields the protein MPEVIPRDVPNPSLALWKEFEEQAARIALGGGAEALARQHKKGRLGARERVAKLIDAGTEFYEFGLWSAWEMYADYGGAPAAGVVCGVGLVAGRRHMLIANDATVKAGAFFPATVKKVLRAQRIAFQNRLPLIYLVDSAGVFLPLQEDVFPDEDDFGRIFRNNAVMSAAGLGQTAAIMGNCVAGGGYLPVLCDKLLMTEGSGLYLAGPALVKSAIGQVVTSEDLGGAAMHSAVSGTIDYREPDDDACLRRLRSLAALAPADAAHPSAPFTRHAAQPAAKPGSELHTIVGVGARREYEMRRVLECIVDRDSFDEYKAEYGKTLICGTARIGGFPVGIVANQHHQEKPAEGPLQFGGVLYVDGAEKAARFVMNCNQDWLPIIFLQDVNGFMVGRDSERSGIIKAGAKLVGAVSNSRVPKLTVLLGGSFGAGNYALCGKGFDPRLIFAWPAAKCAVMGADQAVNTLLDITISALERKGEKVDADELGKLRETVKANYLQATDPRYAAARGWVDRIIDPAATREELIAALEIVTRHADVEAYRLGVFQV from the coding sequence ATGCCGGAAGTCATCCCGCGCGACGTGCCGAACCCGTCGCTTGCGCTTTGGAAAGAGTTCGAGGAACAAGCGGCCCGCATTGCGCTCGGCGGCGGTGCAGAGGCGCTCGCGCGGCAACACAAGAAGGGCCGGCTCGGTGCGCGGGAGCGCGTTGCGAAGCTCATCGATGCCGGCACCGAGTTCTATGAGTTCGGCCTCTGGTCGGCGTGGGAAATGTATGCCGACTACGGCGGCGCACCGGCGGCAGGCGTGGTGTGCGGCGTCGGGCTGGTCGCGGGTCGGCGGCACATGCTGATCGCCAACGACGCCACGGTCAAAGCCGGCGCGTTCTTTCCGGCCACCGTGAAGAAGGTGCTGCGCGCGCAGCGGATCGCGTTTCAAAACCGACTCCCGCTGATTTACTTGGTCGATTCGGCCGGCGTGTTTCTCCCTTTGCAGGAAGATGTGTTTCCCGACGAAGACGACTTCGGCCGAATCTTCAGGAACAACGCCGTTATGTCGGCGGCCGGCCTCGGGCAGACCGCCGCGATCATGGGCAACTGCGTTGCCGGCGGCGGATACTTACCCGTGCTCTGCGATAAGCTGCTGATGACCGAAGGCTCCGGCCTCTACTTGGCGGGTCCGGCGCTGGTAAAGAGCGCGATCGGCCAGGTCGTGACGAGCGAAGACCTCGGCGGCGCGGCGATGCACTCGGCCGTCAGTGGAACGATCGACTATCGCGAGCCGGACGACGACGCTTGCCTCCGTCGCTTGCGGAGCTTGGCGGCCCTCGCACCCGCCGATGCCGCGCACCCGTCGGCGCCGTTCACGCGCCATGCAGCGCAACCCGCCGCGAAGCCCGGCAGCGAACTGCACACCATCGTCGGGGTCGGGGCGCGGCGCGAATATGAGATGCGGCGCGTCTTGGAATGCATCGTCGATCGCGACAGCTTCGATGAATATAAGGCGGAGTACGGCAAGACCCTGATCTGCGGCACGGCCCGCATCGGCGGCTTCCCGGTCGGCATCGTCGCCAATCAGCATCATCAAGAGAAACCGGCCGAAGGGCCGCTCCAGTTCGGCGGCGTGCTGTATGTCGACGGCGCCGAGAAGGCCGCGCGGTTCGTGATGAATTGCAACCAAGATTGGCTGCCGATTATTTTCCTGCAAGACGTCAACGGCTTCATGGTCGGTCGCGACAGCGAACGCTCGGGCATCATCAAAGCCGGCGCGAAGCTCGTCGGCGCAGTCAGCAACAGCCGTGTCCCTAAGCTGACGGTTCTGCTCGGCGGCTCGTTCGGCGCGGGCAACTACGCCCTCTGCGGCAAGGGTTTCGATCCGCGCCTGATCTTCGCCTGGCCGGCCGCGAAATGCGCCGTGATGGGTGCCGATCAAGCGGTCAACACGCTGCTCGACATCACGATCTCGGCCTTGGAGCGCAAGGGAGAGAAGGTCGACGCCGACGAACTCGGCAAGCTCCGTGAAACCGTCAAAGCAAACTATCTCCAAGCGACCGACCCCCGCTATGCCGCGGCACGAGGTTGGGTCGACCGCATCATCGACCCGGCCGCGACGCGCGAAGAACTGATCGCGGCATTGGAGATCGTGACTCGCCACGCAGACGTAGAAGCGTACCGCCTCGGCGTGTTTCAGGTATAA
- a CDS encoding sigma-70 family RNA polymerase sigma factor, with translation METEDDSEFVAEEAAAEEHEAADQYGDSSDDRIDDPVRIYLMQMGEIPLLNRAEEIDSAKRIEWTRTRYRRSLLANDFILEGAVLLLKKVQNGELRLDRTIDVSVTDAAVKKKVLSLLTPNLRTLSHLLKRNRRDFYVAMSKKRPMHERRLAWQRLVVRRMKAVRLVEELNLRTARLKPLLDKLAEIDTRMSVILEELRAIDGGNIEGATSNELRAELHQLMRMTYESHHSLRTRMKRTARYQDLYDAAKRRLSAGNLRLVVSIAKRYRNRGLSFLDLIQEGNTGLMRAVDKFEHQRGYKFSTYATWWIRQAITRALADQSRTIRLPVHMIETMGKVRAISRDFIQKLGREPSVEETAQATGLSLEEARIVMKMTRQPLSLDQPVGDHDDSFFGEFVQDHRESDPLHDITQASLKVRVDEALQALNYREREIIRLRYGLADGYTYTLEEVGKIFCVTRERVRQIEAKAVRKLQHPIRSKILLGFLDHDHVDMTKFETA, from the coding sequence TTGGAAACGGAAGACGATAGCGAATTCGTCGCCGAAGAAGCCGCCGCCGAAGAACACGAAGCCGCCGATCAATACGGCGACTCGTCCGACGATCGGATCGACGATCCGGTGCGGATCTACTTGATGCAGATGGGCGAGATTCCGTTGTTGAACCGTGCGGAAGAAATCGATTCGGCGAAGCGCATCGAATGGACCCGAACGCGATATCGCCGCAGTTTGCTGGCGAACGACTTCATCCTCGAAGGGGCCGTGTTGCTGCTGAAGAAAGTACAGAACGGCGAGCTCCGGCTCGACCGCACGATCGACGTCTCGGTCACCGATGCCGCCGTGAAGAAAAAGGTGTTGAGCTTGCTCACGCCGAACTTGCGAACCTTGTCGCATTTGTTGAAACGAAATCGCCGCGACTTCTACGTCGCCATGAGCAAGAAGCGGCCGATGCACGAACGAAGGCTCGCTTGGCAACGGCTCGTCGTACGCCGGATGAAGGCCGTGCGACTCGTCGAAGAGTTGAACCTGCGGACGGCACGCTTGAAGCCGCTCTTGGATAAGTTGGCCGAAATCGATACGCGGATGAGCGTGATTCTCGAAGAGCTCCGCGCCATCGACGGCGGGAACATCGAAGGAGCCACGAGCAACGAACTGCGAGCCGAGCTGCATCAGCTGATGCGGATGACGTACGAAAGCCATCACAGCCTGCGGACGCGGATGAAGCGGACGGCCCGCTATCAAGACTTGTACGATGCCGCGAAACGTCGGCTGTCGGCCGGCAACTTGCGGCTCGTCGTCTCGATCGCGAAGCGTTACCGCAACCGCGGCTTGAGCTTCTTGGATCTGATTCAAGAAGGCAATACCGGTCTGATGCGAGCGGTCGATAAGTTCGAACACCAACGGGGTTACAAGTTCAGCACGTATGCGACGTGGTGGATTCGCCAAGCGATCACGCGGGCCTTGGCCGACCAGAGCCGCACGATCCGCTTGCCGGTACACATGATCGAAACGATGGGAAAAGTTCGGGCGATCAGCCGCGACTTCATTCAGAAGTTGGGTCGCGAGCCAAGCGTCGAAGAGACGGCCCAAGCGACCGGCTTGTCGCTCGAAGAGGCTCGTATCGTGATGAAGATGACGCGGCAGCCGTTGTCGCTCGACCAACCGGTCGGCGATCACGACGACAGTTTCTTCGGCGAGTTCGTGCAAGATCATCGCGAGTCGGATCCGCTTCACGATATCACGCAAGCGTCGCTCAAGGTCCGCGTCGATGAAGCATTGCAGGCTTTGAACTACCGCGAACGTGAAATCATCCGCCTTCGCTACGGGCTCGCCGATGGTTACACGTACACGCTCGAAGAAGTCGGCAAGATCTTCTGCGTCACGCGGGAACGAGTTCGTCAGATCGAAGCGAAAGCGGTTCGCAAGCTCCAGCATCCGATTCGCTCGAAGATTCTGCTCGGCTTCCTCGATCACGATCACGTCGACATGACGAAGTTCGAGACGGCGTAG
- the rsmG gene encoding 16S rRNA (guanine(527)-N(7))-methyltransferase RsmG has translation MTDTPSDAPLADDDIPSEAADELETNEPEATSDAPIVPEVEYPNDTLETALARHGITLPAEQVSLLGRYASLLWDWNTKINLTRHTTFEKFVGRDVVDSLALAPSLPPNNRVIDVGTGGGVPGAILKIVRPDLEVILTDTVAKKIRVLDEIVNRMGLKVIVHHGRAEELLKTRAVHTLVVRAVAPLSKLIVWFTPVHQKFERLLIIKGPGWVAERYEARQKHLLEKWQLRKLTEWPLPGTNGNSVLLEIKRREKK, from the coding sequence ATGACCGACACTCCTTCCGACGCCCCACTCGCCGACGACGACATTCCCTCCGAAGCCGCCGACGAGCTCGAAACGAACGAACCTGAAGCGACGTCGGATGCGCCGATCGTGCCCGAGGTCGAGTACCCGAACGACACGCTCGAAACGGCGCTGGCGCGACACGGCATCACGCTCCCTGCCGAGCAAGTCTCGCTGCTCGGGCGATACGCTTCGTTGCTTTGGGATTGGAACACGAAGATCAATCTGACGCGGCACACGACGTTCGAAAAGTTCGTCGGCCGCGACGTCGTCGACTCGCTGGCCTTGGCTCCTTCGCTTCCGCCGAACAATCGGGTCATCGACGTCGGCACCGGCGGAGGCGTGCCGGGTGCGATCTTGAAGATCGTCCGTCCCGATCTAGAAGTGATTCTCACCGACACGGTTGCGAAGAAGATTCGCGTGCTCGATGAAATCGTCAACCGCATGGGCCTCAAGGTGATCGTGCATCACGGCCGCGCGGAAGAGCTCTTGAAGACCCGCGCCGTGCATACGCTCGTCGTGCGCGCGGTCGCGCCCCTCTCGAAGCTCATCGTCTGGTTCACGCCGGTGCATCAGAAGTTCGAGCGACTGCTGATCATCAAAGGGCCGGGCTGGGTCGCAGAACGCTACGAAGCGAGGCAAAAACATCTGCTCGAAAAGTGGCAGCTGCGCAAACTCACCGAATGGCCGCTGCCGGGCACCAACGGCAACAGCGTGCTGTTGGAAATCAAACGGCGCGAGAAGAAATGA
- a CDS encoding VOC family protein: protein MKIAIDHIALQTSHFEAAIDFYVRILGAELLQQGRFKRRLAAWLKIGTGDNAVKLELFSVRDGEALAPWSDFTSGPVHLALRVPDLNAFLIEARAKGAVLHPSHPEPFTPPVAGARPIAYLLGPDGEEVEIRDE from the coding sequence ATGAAGATCGCGATCGATCACATCGCGCTGCAAACGTCGCACTTCGAAGCGGCGATCGATTTCTACGTGCGCATTCTCGGAGCCGAATTGCTGCAACAAGGTCGCTTCAAACGGCGCCTGGCGGCATGGCTTAAGATCGGCACGGGAGATAACGCCGTGAAACTCGAGCTCTTTAGCGTGCGCGACGGCGAAGCGCTCGCCCCGTGGTCCGATTTCACGAGCGGCCCAGTGCATCTTGCGCTGCGCGTGCCGGATCTCAATGCGTTTCTTATCGAGGCGCGGGCGAAGGGTGCCGTGTTGCATCCTTCGCATCCCGAGCCGTTCACGCCGCCGGTCGCCGGAGCCAGGCCGATCGCCTATCTCCTCGGGCCCGATGGCGAAGAGGTGGAAATTCGGGATGAATAA